The sequence TGCTGGGCGGCTGCATCGAGATTCTGGACATGCTGAGCGGCACGCCTGGCGAGCTGCCGCTAGACATGTGGCACGGCGCGGTGATGGCGCTGGAAACCAGCAACGATGTGCCCAAACCCTCTCAAGTGGGCTATTGGCTGCGGAACTGGGCGGCCAAAGGTGTGCTGGCGCAGCTCAGCGGCCTGCTGCTGGCCCGCCCCCGCGACTACACGCCGCAGATGGTAGATGAGTTGTATACCTGGGTGCGCCGTGTACTAAAGGAAGCGGGCTGCGAGGACTTGCCCGTGCTGGCGAATGTGGATTTCGGGCACACCTCGCCGCAGATGACCCTGCCACTTGGGGCGCGGGTGCGGCTGGACAGCGACGCAGGAACGGTACAGGTGTGGCCGTAAATGAAAAGGAGGTGCCTTGGAAGCCGCGACACAAAACATGGTAGACACCTCGTTCAGGACATTCTCTTTACAGCGGCCTGCCACACCCGCCACCCCAGCAATAGCCCCAACGCCAGCGCATACATCAGCGCCTCGGACTTGTCGCCCTTTAGCCCCCAGTAAAAATGCAAGGCCGCCAGCAGCGCTGCTGGATACACCAAGTAATGCAGCCGCTGCCAGCGCCCGAAGCCCAGGCGGCGCACGCTGCCCTTGCCACTGGTCAGTGCCAGGGGAACGAGGAGCGCCAGCGCCACTGCCCCCACGGTGATGAAGGGCCGCTCGGCAATGTCAGCGGGGAGGCCGCCCAGCCCGCCCTGGTCCAGCAGGTAAACGAGCAGGTGCAGCGCCCCATAAGCAAAAGCCAGCAGCCCCAGCTCACGGCGGATACGGGCGGGCCAAGTCCAGCCCGTCAACCGGCGCAGTGGGGTGCAGGCCAGCGACAGCACCAGCAACAGCAAGGCCAGCAAACCCGACTGCTCCAGCACGCGCTCCAGCGGATTGGCCCCCAGTGCGCCCCGGCCTGCGTCCAGCGCCAGCACCAGCAGCGGAACGAGGCCCCCCGCCCACACCGCAGGCCCCAGCCTGGGCGTGGGCCGCCACGCTGCCCGTGTCAGAAGTCCCTCCGCAAATCCTGGCCGCTGTACAGGCCCGCCACCTCGTCCGCGTAGCCGTTGAAGGGCAAGGTGGCCTGCCGCGCCGACAGCAGCGAGTTGCTCCCGTCCAGCCGCCGCTCGCTCGCCTGGGACCAGCGGGGGTGGTCCACCGCGGGGTTCACGTTGGCATAAAAGCCGTACTCCTGCGGGGCTGCCACGCTCCAGGTGGTCGGGGGCTGCTCGCGGGTCAGGGTGATGTGGGTGATACTTTTGGCCGATTTGAAGCCGTACTTCCAGGGCACCACCAGCCGCAGCGGTGCGCCGTTCTGCGCGGGCAACGGCTCCCCATACATCCCCGTAGCCAGCAGCGTGAGCGGGTGCAGGGCTTCATCCAGCCGCAGGCCCTCTACATAAGGCCAGTCCAGCACTGCGCCGCGCTGCCCAGGCAGACTGTCTGGCGCGAAAACCGAGGTGAACTGCACATACCGCGCCGCCGAGGTATACCCCACCCGCCGCAGGATGTCGCCCAGCGGCACGCCCCGCCAGGGAATCACCATGCTCCAGGCTTCCACGCAGCGCAGGCGGTAGGTGCGTTCCTGCACGTCACCCCAGCCGAGCAGGGTAGCGAGGTCATAGGTGCCGGGCCGCTCCACCTCGCCGCTGAAGGTCACCGTCCAGGGCTGCTGCGCCGCAATGTAGGCCCGCAGCAGCTCGGCCTGCCGCGCCGGGTCATCCTTGCCCCAGCCCAGTTCGTAGAAGTTGTTGTAAGAAGTCGCCAGCGCAAACGGCGTGACCACCCCGCCCAGCTCGTCGGTGGCGGGGGCCTCAGCGGAGGTGGCGGAGGCTGGGGCATCCGGCGATTCGGGGGGAGCAGCGCGACGGGTCAGCAGGGTCAGGCCCCCGCCAAAGGCCGCCGCCGTAGCGACGAACTGTGCGCCATATCTGAGAAACTCGCGGCGGGTGGCGGGCATGGACGCAGTATCTCGCACGGCTGGGCCGCCAATTGAGAGGGAAATAGGCCGCCTGTCACCTTCCCGTCATAAAGTAGTTGCATAATGCAATCAGTGAACCGCCTTCCTCCACCGCTGCTGTTCCTGATGAGCTTGTGGGACGCCTGGCAGAGCCTCACCCGCGAGGGCGAAGGGCTGCTGCGTGGGCAGCATGGCCTTTCACTGCGTGAATTTATCGTGCTGAGCTACGTGGGCGGCGGCGATTACCAGCCCAGCGCCCTGGCCGAAGCCCTCGGGGTGCCGCGCTACGACATTAGCCGCACGCTGGCAGGGCTGCAGGCGGCGGAATTGCTCAGCCGCAGTCCCGACCCCGCCGACGCCCGCCGCAGCCACCTGCAACTGACCGAGGCAGGCGAAGTGCGCCGCGCCGCCGCCGAGGCCACCGTGCTGAAGTTCGTGGCGGGCCGCTTGCAAGCGCTGGAGTCCAGCCCCGAGTTGCCCGACGCTCTCTCACTCAGCCGCGCCCTGTTCTCAGTGGCGGGCTCATCCGAATCCCTGTCACCCCATCTTCCACCCAAGGAGAACCTCAAATGACCCACGACCCCGCTACTCCCCCTTCCGGTTGCCCCTTCCACGGCGGCACCCACTCCCTCACCCGCCGCGAGTCGCTGCCGCCGGAGCGCAGCGGGCCGCCCGTTCAGCGCGGCGCAGACGGCGTGTATTCCATCGGTTCATTCGAGCTGTCGCGCCAGATTCTGCGCTCGGATGACGTGGCGCAGGCCGGGTTCATGGCCGAAAGTGCCCGGCAGGCCGGCGGGCTACTGGGCCGCCCGCCCGTGCTGTACGCCGAGGGCGAGCACCACCACGAGATGCGCCGCTCCACCGCCCGCTACTTCACGCCCAAGCACGTGGCCGAGTACCAGCCGTTTATTGCCGCGCTCTCGGACGAGCTGATAGGCGAGCTGTGGCAAAAAGGCGAGCTGAATCTGGACGACCTCAGCCTGCGGCTGGCCGTGCAGGTGGCCGCGCAGGTGATTGGCCTGACCGACTCGGCGCTGCCAGGGATGGAAGGGCGCATCACCGCGTTCGTGGAGTCGGGCGGCGACGGCAACCCAGCCGCAGCAGGCATGAGCGCAGGCAAAGGCATCCTGATGCAGGGCCACACCCTGAACTTTTTCCTGCTGGACGTGAAACCCGCCATCGCCAAACGCCGCCGCCAGCCCAAGGACGACCTGATTTCCTACCTGATTGAGCGCGGCTACAGCGACCTGGAAATTCTGACCGAGTGCCTCACCTACGGCACGGCGGGCATGGTGACCACCCGCGAGTTCATCTCGGCGGCGGCCTGGCACCTGCTGCACAACCCCGAGCTGCGGGCCGAATACCTGCACTCCACCGAAAACGACCGCGTGGCGATTCTGCACGAGATTCTGCGGCTGGAACCGGTCGTCACCCAACTGTTCCGCCGCGTGCTGAACGATATCGAGGTAGGGGGCGAGACCATTCCCGCTGGCTCGGTGGTGGCGCTGAACGTGCAGCAGGCCAACGTGGACGAGACGACGGTGGGCGAGGACGCCGAAAGCCTCTGCCCCCACCGCCCGCTGCCACGCGGCGTGCAGCCCCCGGTGCTGAGCTTTGGCGACGGGCACCACCGCTGCCCCGGGGCCTTCCTGGCAATTCGGGAAGCCGACGTGTTCCTGCGCCGCTTGCTCATCTGGAACGACCTTGAACTGCGGCAGGCCCCCGAAGTCGGCTACAACGAAGTGGTCAAGGGCTACGAGCTGCGCGGGCTCAAGGTGCGCTTCGGCGCAGTCGGTTAGCAGAAGGTAGAGAGTGGAATGCCTGCTAGAAAAGGTCCAGCAGGCATTCTTCTGGCGAAG is a genomic window of Deinococcus proteolyticus MRP containing:
- a CDS encoding sulfite oxidase heme-binding subunit YedZ — translated: MWAGGLVPLLVLALDAGRGALGANPLERVLEQSGLLALLLLVLSLACTPLRRLTGWTWPARIRRELGLLAFAYGALHLLVYLLDQGGLGGLPADIAERPFITVGAVALALLVPLALTSGKGSVRRLGFGRWQRLHYLVYPAALLAALHFYWGLKGDKSEALMYALALGLLLGWRVWQAAVKRMS
- a CDS encoding cytochrome P450, giving the protein MTHDPATPPSGCPFHGGTHSLTRRESLPPERSGPPVQRGADGVYSIGSFELSRQILRSDDVAQAGFMAESARQAGGLLGRPPVLYAEGEHHHEMRRSTARYFTPKHVAEYQPFIAALSDELIGELWQKGELNLDDLSLRLAVQVAAQVIGLTDSALPGMEGRITAFVESGGDGNPAAAGMSAGKGILMQGHTLNFFLLDVKPAIAKRRRQPKDDLISYLIERGYSDLEILTECLTYGTAGMVTTREFISAAAWHLLHNPELRAEYLHSTENDRVAILHEILRLEPVVTQLFRRVLNDIEVGGETIPAGSVVALNVQQANVDETTVGEDAESLCPHRPLPRGVQPPVLSFGDGHHRCPGAFLAIREADVFLRRLLIWNDLELRQAPEVGYNEVVKGYELRGLKVRFGAVG
- the msrP gene encoding protein-methionine-sulfoxide reductase catalytic subunit MsrP, encoding MPATRREFLRYGAQFVATAAAFGGGLTLLTRRAAPPESPDAPASATSAEAPATDELGGVVTPFALATSYNNFYELGWGKDDPARQAELLRAYIAAQQPWTVTFSGEVERPGTYDLATLLGWGDVQERTYRLRCVEAWSMVIPWRGVPLGDILRRVGYTSAARYVQFTSVFAPDSLPGQRGAVLDWPYVEGLRLDEALHPLTLLATGMYGEPLPAQNGAPLRLVVPWKYGFKSAKSITHITLTREQPPTTWSVAAPQEYGFYANVNPAVDHPRWSQASERRLDGSNSLLSARQATLPFNGYADEVAGLYSGQDLRRDF
- a CDS encoding MarR family winged helix-turn-helix transcriptional regulator, which translates into the protein MNRLPPPLLFLMSLWDAWQSLTREGEGLLRGQHGLSLREFIVLSYVGGGDYQPSALAEALGVPRYDISRTLAGLQAAELLSRSPDPADARRSHLQLTEAGEVRRAAAEATVLKFVAGRLQALESSPELPDALSLSRALFSVAGSSESLSPHLPPKENLK